One Corynebacterium yudongzhengii DNA window includes the following coding sequences:
- a CDS encoding DUF3017 domain-containing protein → MPELSLDNPHDIGNPASRLPRWLQLAGLVAFLALIAAFFGWMLTEHWRRATFALGVAMVWLGVLRLTCDSRILGIFAVRSVKFDVAFCFAVGGLMAAAAASVDALGS, encoded by the coding sequence ATGCCTGAGCTATCCCTGGATAACCCCCACGACATAGGCAACCCCGCCTCGCGCCTGCCCCGCTGGCTGCAGCTCGCCGGCCTGGTGGCTTTTCTGGCGCTGATCGCGGCGTTTTTCGGGTGGATGCTCACCGAGCACTGGCGCCGAGCCACCTTCGCCCTCGGCGTGGCGATGGTCTGGCTCGGCGTTCTGCGCCTGACCTGCGATTCCCGCATCCTGGGGATCTTCGCGGTGCGCTCGGTGAAATTCGACGTCGCATTTTGCTTCGCGGTCGGCGGGCTCATGGCGGCCGCCGCCGCGAGCGTCGACGCCCTCGGCAGCTAG
- the metX gene encoding homoserine O-acetyltransferase MetX, with amino-acid sequence MVDLAPAGDLAITSIGDFTTIAGATVTGAEISYRRHGEFRGNAYDNNVILVEHALTGDTDVTEWWPGLIGPGLALDTDRFCVICTNALGGCGGSTGPSSVHPDGRAWGSRFPALSIRDLVEAERRLLEQLGIYHVHAVIGGSMGGARALEWTLMYPTFVDAACIIAVSARASGWQIGIQTAQISAITRDPDWHGGDYYDICDGPREGLSAARRIAHLTYRGEMEIDERFGTIAQQGENPLGAFRRPDQRFAVNSYLDYQGRKLVERFDAGSYVTLTEALNRHDVGRGRSGLNKALYSSTVPTMLVGVDTDILYPFHQQEHLSRNIGQLMGLRKLVSPVGHDAFLTETRQMDRILRMFINKANDGAEPTDGFGHDPEGVWNI; translated from the coding sequence ATGGTCGACCTCGCCCCCGCCGGAGACCTGGCGATCACCTCCATCGGAGACTTCACGACGATCGCCGGCGCCACCGTCACCGGAGCCGAGATCAGCTACCGCCGCCACGGAGAATTCCGCGGCAACGCGTACGACAACAACGTGATCCTCGTCGAGCACGCGCTCACCGGCGATACCGACGTCACCGAATGGTGGCCCGGGCTCATCGGGCCCGGCCTCGCGCTGGATACCGACCGCTTCTGCGTCATCTGCACCAACGCCTTGGGCGGGTGCGGCGGCTCCACCGGACCCTCGAGTGTGCATCCCGACGGCCGCGCCTGGGGCTCGCGCTTTCCCGCCCTATCCATCCGCGACCTCGTGGAGGCGGAGCGGCGTCTGCTCGAGCAGCTCGGGATCTACCATGTCCACGCGGTTATCGGCGGCTCAATGGGCGGCGCCCGCGCGCTCGAGTGGACGCTGATGTATCCGACGTTCGTGGATGCCGCCTGTATCATCGCGGTCTCCGCGCGGGCTTCCGGCTGGCAGATCGGCATCCAGACCGCGCAGATCTCCGCCATCACCCGAGACCCCGACTGGCACGGCGGCGACTACTACGACATCTGCGACGGCCCCCGCGAAGGGCTCTCGGCGGCGCGGCGCATCGCGCATCTGACCTACCGCGGGGAGATGGAGATCGACGAGCGCTTCGGCACCATCGCCCAGCAGGGCGAAAACCCGCTCGGCGCTTTTCGACGCCCCGATCAACGCTTCGCCGTCAACTCCTACCTCGACTACCAGGGCCGCAAGCTAGTGGAGCGTTTCGACGCCGGCTCGTACGTCACCCTCACCGAGGCGTTGAACCGCCACGACGTCGGGCGCGGGCGCAGCGGGCTCAACAAGGCGCTGTACTCCTCCACCGTGCCGACGATGCTGGTGGGCGTCGATACCGACATCCTCTACCCCTTCCACCAGCAGGAGCACCTCTCGCGTAACATCGGCCAGCTCATGGGGCTGCGCAAGCTGGTCTCGCCGGTCGGCCACGACGCCTTTCTCACGGAGACGCGGCAGATGGATCGCATTTTGCGGATGTTCATCAACAAGGCCAACGACGGCGCCGAACCCACCGACGGCTTCGGCCACGACCCCGAAGGGGTGTGGAACATCTAG
- a CDS encoding O-acetylhomoserine/O-acetylserine sulfhydrylase: MPKYDNSNAAEWAFETRSIHAGQQVDEQTGSRNQPIHLTTSYVFNDAEHGFNRFNLSDPGPIYTRITNPTTEALENRLASLEGGVGAVAFSSGMAAEHAAIATLASAGDHIVTSPRLYGGTETLLQYTLPKLGIDVTFVDNPDDPQSWRDAVQDNTKAFFGETFGNPQADVLDIPAVAEVAHEAKVPLIVDNTIATAAVVRPLELGADIVVNSLTKFYTGNGSGLGGVIVDGGHFDWTVERNGEPVFPYFVTPDPAYHGLKYADLGEAAFALKARAGWLRDTGAALYPFNAWVALQGLDTLSLRVEKHNENAAKVAEFLHNHDKVAKVNYAGLESSPWHATKEKLGLRHTGSVLTFDVAGDPNDRSTAWKFIDALKLHSNLANVGDVRSLVVHPATTTHSQSDEHGLARAGISQATVRLSVGIENIDDIIADLERGFAAI, translated from the coding sequence ATGCCTAAGTATGACAACTCGAATGCCGCCGAGTGGGCCTTCGAGACCCGTTCCATCCACGCCGGCCAGCAGGTCGATGAGCAGACCGGTTCCCGCAACCAGCCGATCCATCTGACCACCTCCTACGTTTTCAACGACGCCGAGCACGGCTTTAACCGCTTCAACCTCTCGGATCCGGGCCCGATTTACACCCGCATTACCAACCCGACGACGGAGGCCCTCGAAAACCGCCTCGCCTCCCTCGAAGGCGGTGTCGGGGCCGTCGCGTTTTCCTCCGGCATGGCGGCGGAGCACGCGGCGATTGCCACGCTGGCCTCGGCGGGCGATCACATCGTGACCTCCCCGCGCCTCTACGGCGGCACGGAGACGCTTCTGCAGTACACGCTGCCGAAGCTGGGTATCGACGTCACGTTCGTCGACAACCCCGACGACCCGCAGTCCTGGCGCGACGCCGTGCAGGACAACACGAAGGCGTTCTTCGGCGAAACCTTCGGCAACCCGCAGGCCGATGTGCTCGACATCCCGGCCGTCGCCGAGGTGGCGCACGAGGCGAAGGTGCCGCTGATCGTCGATAACACCATCGCCACCGCCGCGGTAGTACGCCCGCTGGAGTTGGGAGCGGATATCGTCGTCAACTCCCTGACCAAGTTCTACACCGGCAACGGCTCCGGGCTCGGCGGCGTGATCGTCGACGGCGGCCACTTCGACTGGACCGTCGAGCGCAACGGCGAGCCGGTCTTCCCCTACTTCGTCACCCCGGACCCCGCCTACCACGGCCTGAAGTACGCCGACCTCGGCGAGGCCGCCTTCGCCCTGAAGGCCCGCGCTGGCTGGCTGCGTGACACTGGTGCCGCGCTGTACCCCTTCAACGCGTGGGTCGCGCTGCAGGGGCTGGATACGTTGAGCCTGCGCGTCGAGAAGCACAATGAGAACGCCGCGAAGGTCGCCGAGTTTTTGCACAACCACGACAAGGTGGCGAAGGTCAACTACGCCGGCCTGGAGTCCTCGCCGTGGCACGCCACGAAGGAGAAGCTCGGCCTGCGGCACACCGGCAGTGTCTTGACCTTCGACGTCGCCGGGGATCCGAACGATCGCAGCACCGCCTGGAAGTTCATCGACGCGCTGAAGCTGCACTCGAACCTCGCGAACGTCGGCGATGTGCGCTCGCTCGTCGTCCACCCGGCGACCACGACGCACTCGCAGTCCGACGAGCACGGCCTCGCCCGCGCCGGCATCTCCCAGGCCACGGTGCGGCTGTCCGTCGGTATCGAAAACATCGACGATATCATCGCCGACCTCGAGCGCGGCTTCGCCGCCATTTAA
- a CDS encoding ABC transporter ATP-binding protein gives MILLDNADVGRADTPLIRSVTLSVEPGCLIRLVGKNGVGKTTLLHTILGYLPLLGGARGPELPAPATTEHQAMFGYMPSMVPRLPSLTLPQWLDALAVGYRRERSEIQEIWDAIGGRALPTTMLDQLSSGNLRKALFTSACAIQRELLVLDEPFDEVDNEGQSAMARIIEQQRAAGAAVIVVSHREIAQLLDVDTTYEISEEHLHVVP, from the coding sequence GTGATCTTGCTCGACAACGCTGATGTTGGACGCGCTGATACACCCCTGATCCGCTCTGTCACCCTGTCGGTGGAGCCTGGTTGCCTGATTCGGTTGGTCGGCAAGAATGGCGTCGGCAAGACGACGCTGTTGCACACCATTCTGGGCTACCTGCCTCTCCTTGGCGGCGCCCGCGGGCCTGAGCTCCCGGCTCCCGCGACCACGGAGCACCAAGCGATGTTTGGCTACATGCCATCGATGGTGCCTCGGCTGCCGTCGCTGACGTTGCCGCAGTGGTTGGACGCTCTGGCGGTCGGTTATCGACGCGAGCGCTCCGAGATCCAGGAAATCTGGGATGCTATCGGCGGCCGAGCGCTGCCCACCACGATGCTCGACCAGCTCTCCAGTGGAAATCTGCGCAAGGCCCTCTTCACCTCGGCGTGCGCGATCCAGCGCGAGCTTCTCGTGCTCGATGAGCCCTTCGACGAGGTAGATAACGAAGGCCAATCTGCCATGGCCCGAATCATTGAGCAGCAGCGTGCGGCCGGAGCAGCGGTGATCGTGGTCTCGCACCGCGAAATAGCGCAACTGTTGGACGTCGATACGACCTACGAGATTTCAGAAGAGCACCTCCATGTTGTTCCTTAA